One Planctomycetota bacterium genomic window carries:
- a CDS encoding type II toxin-antitoxin system HicA family toxin produces MPPLGPVKRRDLIRFLRQLGFDGPYSGGRHQFMAKGELTLFIPNPHQGDIGVGLLARVLRQAGIDRAVWEKL; encoded by the coding sequence ATGCCTCCCCTCGGGCCGGTCAAGCGGCGGGACCTCATCCGCTTCTTGCGACAGCTCGGGTTCGACGGCCCCTACTCGGGCGGCAGGCACCAGTTCATGGCCAAAGGCGAGCTCACCCTATTCATCCCCAACCCACACCAGGGAGACATTGGTGTGGGACTCCTGGCGAGGGTTCTGCGCCAGGCGGGGATAGACAGGGCCGTGTGGGAGAAGCTCTGA